A genome region from Leptodactylus fuscus isolate aLepFus1 chromosome 6, aLepFus1.hap2, whole genome shotgun sequence includes the following:
- the LOC142209217 gene encoding guanylate-binding protein 1-like: MEHPVCLIENHEDGKIQVNQAALEILSAITQKVVVVAIVGKYRTGKSYLMNKLARRKNGFSLGATVQSMTKGIWMWCVPHPVRPDHTLVLLDTEGLGDVEKGNSQNDSWIFALAVLLSSTLVYNSMGTIDQQAMEQLHYVIELTDKIKVKVNPTKQQAGMEEEFRRHFPSFVWCIRDFFLKLEINGKEITEDEYLEDALKLKPGMHVTLPKKNLSLLT, translated from the exons ATGGAGCATCCGGTGTGCTTAATAGAGAACCATGAAGATGGGAAAATCCAAGTGAATCAGGCGGCTCTGGAGATCTTATCCGCCATTACTCAGAAGGTGGTTGTTGTGGCCATAGTCGGGAAATATCGGACTGGGAAGTCTTATCTAATGAACAAACTGGCAAGAcggaagaatg GGTTCTCGTTGGGAGCGACAGTCCAGTCTATGACTAAAGGTATCTGGATGTGGTGCGTTCCCCACCCTGTGAGACCTGATCACACCCTCGTACTGCTGGATACAGAAGGACTGGGCGATGTGGAGAAG GGGAACAGTCAGAATGACTCCTGGATCTTCGCCCTGGCGGTTCTCCTCAGCAGCACCCTGGTATATAACAGTATGGGGACCATTGACCAGCAGGCCATGGAGCAGCTCCA CTATGTCATAGAACTCACTGATAAGATAAAAGTCAAAGTGAATCCGACTAAGCAACAGGCGGGTATGGAAGAAGAGTTCCGGAGACATTTCCCATCATTCGTATGGTGTATCCGAGATTTTTTTCTAAAGCTGGAAATAAATGGGAAGGAAATCACTGAGGATGAGTATCTGGAAGATGCCCTGAAGCTAAAGCCAGGTATGCATGTTACATTGCCCAAAAAGAACTTGTCCCTTCTGACATGA